One Rossellomorea aquimaris DNA window includes the following coding sequences:
- the trpB gene encoding tryptophan synthase subunit beta, translated as MIYAQPDQKGLFGQFGGRFVPESLMKAVQELENAYDEASKDEKFQEKLQNYLKDYVGRENPLYFAENLSKQVGGAKIYLKREDLNHSGAHKINNTIGQALLAVRMGKRKIVAETGAGQHGVATATVCALLNLDCVIFMGEEDIRRQKLNVFRMELLGAKVVGVTQGSATLKDAVNEALRYWVANVEDTHYIIGSVLGPHPFPKMVRDFQSVIGKETKRQFFEKEQSLPNAIVACVGGGSNAIGMFHPFIDDREVDLYGVEAAGSGVETDKHAATLTKGSVGILHGSMMYLLQNDEGQIQEAHSVSAGLDYPGVGPEHSYLKDIDRVEYTSISDVEALDAFKQLSQTEGIIPALESSHAVAYAVKLAEKMRKEESVVICLSGRGDKDVEQVKELLGGSQHG; from the coding sequence ATGATATACGCACAACCAGATCAAAAGGGGTTATTTGGACAATTCGGGGGAAGGTTCGTTCCGGAATCATTGATGAAGGCCGTTCAAGAATTGGAAAACGCTTATGATGAAGCCTCTAAGGATGAAAAATTCCAAGAGAAACTTCAAAACTACTTAAAGGATTATGTAGGAAGGGAAAACCCACTCTACTTTGCTGAAAATCTAAGCAAACAGGTAGGGGGGGCGAAAATCTACTTGAAACGTGAGGATCTCAATCATTCAGGTGCTCACAAAATCAATAATACAATCGGTCAGGCCCTGCTTGCTGTACGGATGGGCAAAAGAAAAATCGTGGCAGAAACAGGAGCAGGGCAGCACGGTGTCGCAACGGCAACCGTATGCGCTCTATTAAACCTGGATTGCGTCATTTTTATGGGAGAAGAAGATATTCGCAGACAGAAGCTCAACGTATTCAGAATGGAGTTACTGGGAGCAAAAGTGGTGGGTGTCACCCAGGGCAGTGCCACATTAAAAGATGCAGTCAATGAAGCCCTGCGCTACTGGGTCGCTAATGTAGAGGACACACACTATATTATCGGTTCCGTGTTAGGACCACACCCATTTCCTAAAATGGTACGTGATTTTCAAAGTGTAATCGGTAAAGAAACAAAGCGACAATTCTTCGAAAAGGAACAAAGCCTGCCAAATGCCATAGTCGCTTGTGTTGGAGGGGGCAGCAATGCAATCGGAATGTTTCACCCGTTCATTGATGATAGGGAAGTTGACTTATACGGTGTGGAAGCGGCTGGAAGCGGGGTTGAAACCGACAAACATGCAGCCACATTAACAAAGGGCTCCGTCGGGATTCTTCATGGCAGCATGATGTACCTGCTGCAAAATGATGAAGGGCAGATTCAAGAAGCCCACTCTGTTTCAGCTGGCCTTGATTACCCAGGTGTCGGGCCGGAGCATAGCTATTTGAAAGACATTGACAGAGTGGAATATACGTCCATTTCAGACGTGGAAGCATTAGATGCATTTAAGCAGCTGTCCCAGACCGAAGGAATCATACCAGCACTGGAAAGCTCACACGCAGTCGCCTATGCGGTGAAGTTAGCTGAAAAAATGAGAAAAGAAGAGTCAGTAGTGATTTGTTTATCCGGCAGAGGGGATAAAGATGTGGAACAAGTGAAAGAGTTACTGGGGGGTAGTCAGCATGGGTAA